In a single window of the Necator americanus strain Aroian chromosome X, whole genome shotgun sequence genome:
- a CDS encoding hypothetical protein (NECATOR_CHRX.G25638.T2), whose protein sequence is MTASESFARIISVSVQDVFVSSEENELKASVEIANDSELAHSAQVVFRGYVRTTNKLMYEFLHEQMWIFVKPCETTTQIVAVDVWLPRFPPSMKIYGDLRVEYSVRATVDPWFMNNHIEKIFSVYRTLVLKMPHISCYQQCIKISECVGHGGWYHRKCKPINGEIRVDKGAYTWGERIKLNWQLQLYSKLEKVKMALVQHIAYSPDHPSLLESNNSIVATTEISIEEGKHSKCELIVPAELPVTMAMTLWNVLAVQYELLFQIKMEGHRQFVDIRIPVLIASEQVQGRKTTANEEMMLFKRAQDIDDDTDDDDDQDSDIDEITQQECGESSIEIDDMEIRAEDEGTLINAHAKVTFTVNSAQPEDLRSLRLLFQGEVRAGSVWYSFLRYKAHISSDSKFLFTPGQHVVTIGLPFKDSQYDTNILPPDLSDDIRYVCSVTTKSWRINDTAEERTVLVDRSVDTWAKEKFKTPYSEILGAYGIRMQQRAFQRGKHVYVTIIGNVRKVRLCLEQQRRIRLAGLNKDDSYCHARVVSSIDSPDSKELWPEQWSLRIPKHIPPSIEITYWNILVLSYTLKVMFTMEDGHEHTHIVPVWIGCTDDKLHPSEAIPLQILQPPPNKETLNNASKTAFLGDLPEFEVIGNEEAMEPPKWVNRYNDHTYS, encoded by the exons ATGACTGCGAGCGAATCATTCGCTCGAATCATCTCCGTGTCTGTCCAGGATGTATTCGTCAGCTCCGAAGAAAACGAGTTAAAAGCATCCGTCGAAATTGCTAACGATTCGGAGTTAGCCCACTCAGCTCAGGTCGTATTTCGCGGTTATGTGAGAACAACAAATAAGCTAATGTACGAATTTTTACATGAACAAATGTGGATATTTGTGAAACCATGCG AGACAACAACACAGATAGTTGCGGTAGATGTTTGGCTGCCACGATTCCCTCCTTCCATGAAAATTTATGGTGATTTACGAGTAGAATATTCCGTCAGAGCTACTGTTGATCCCTGGTTCATGAATAACCATATCGAGAAGATATTTTCTGTCTATCGCACACTAGTCTTGAAGATGCCACATATCAGTTGCTACCAACAGTGTATTAAAATCAGTGAATGTGTCGGTCACGGAGGATGGTATCACCG aaaatgtaaACCTATTAATGGTGAGATTCGTGTAGACAAAGGAGCGTATACATGGGGtgaaagaattaaattaaactggCAACTCCAGCTCTACtcgaaattagaaaaagtgaaaatggcGCTTGTTCAACACATTGCATACAG TCCGGATCATCCTTCGCTACTGGAGAGCAACAATAGCATTGTCGCTACAACAGAAATCTCAATAGAAGAAGGGAAACATTCGAAATGTGAATTGATTGTTCCGGCCGAGCTTCCAGTCACTATGGCAATGACGCTTTGGAATGTGTTAGCTGTGCAATATGAATTGCTCTTCCAAATTAAAATGGAAGGGCATCGACAATTTGTGGATATCAGGATCCCAGTTTTAATAGCGAGCGAGCAAGTTCAG GGGAGGAAGACTACTGCAAACGAAGAAATGATGCTTTTCAAAAGGGCACAAGACATAGATGACGATACGGATGATGACGATGATCAAGACTCAGATATAGATGAAATCACTCAGCAGGAATGCGGAGAGTCCTCCATAGAAATCGATGACATGGAAATAAGGGCCGAAGATGAAGGGACACTCATCAATGCTCATGCAAAGGTCACTTTCACAGTAAACAGCGCACAACCTGAGGATCTACGATCGCTGCGATTATTATTTCAAGGAGAAGTACGAGCTGGTTCAGTATGGTACTCATTTTTACGTTATAAAGCACATATCTCATCtgattcaaaatttcttttcactccTGGACAACACGTAGTTACCATCGGGTTACCTTTCAAGGATTCGCAATACGATACCAATATTCTACCTCCAGATTTAAGCGATGATATTCGCTATGTATGCAGTGTAACCACAAAGTCATGGCGAATAAATGACACTGCAGAGGAAAGGACAGTCCTGGTGGATCGAAGTGTGGATACGTGGGCGAAAGAGAAGTTTAAAACTCCCTACTCCGAAATACTCGGCGCCTACGGCATACGTATGCAACAACGGGCCTTTCAAAGAGGAAAGCATGTGTACGTCACAATTATAGGGAATGTACGTAAAGTGCGATTGTGTCTCGAGCAGCAAAGACGTATACGCCTTGCTGGCCTTAATAAGGATGACAGCTACTGTCATGCGAGAGTTGTTTCTTCTATTGACAGCCCTGACAGCAAGGAATTATGGCCAGAGCAGTGGTCACTACGTATTCCAAAGCATATACCGCCAAGTATTGAAATTACCTACTGGAATATTCTAGTTCTAAGTTATACTTTGAAGGTTATGTTCACCATGGAAGATGGCCATGAACATACACATATAGTTCCCGTTTGGATTGGATGTACAGATGACAAACTTCACCCCTCTGAAGCGATTCCACTGCAGATACTACAACCTCCTCCAAATAAAGAAACACTCAATAACGCATCAAAAACCGCTTTTCTCGGGGATTTACCGGAATTCGAAGTGATTGGAAACGAAGAAGCAATGGAACCACCGAAATGGGTGAACAGGTACAATGATCACACgtattcttaa
- a CDS encoding hypothetical protein (NECATOR_CHRX.G25637.T4): MLGNPYPKEFGVFEEEGLADPLGEFSNLSTFNLLEFVHNDNTPLDSPDPSRLPHNDRNVQGLGHNQQHNSHAMFQNATRLPDSPPITDISGAGSSGSPESNSDAPYSPENYPNYVGIHGNLSNNGGLILGVPGIMTHELHQPSHGPVTHPMASPQNACFMSPYPPSQPTPGSLPQVSPPVSNVRHDTQQYIVNNGYSAGLFNILNVSSEGSINSQEAPRKRPRHDSQLLDPPKFLPNFPGVGQAPVAASPIDCNYQDENFSQQVIKFSTFQEDQWSSLYDINHQQLTKLKICVVADKGFNYSNSDGCFVNQKKNHFQISVNIEANDENPPKFVKVDGVMHPIKAIKLAFCGVKAEMLSSEIQIKQSQTDRKPIPHDPVILNIHAREITKVTVPRLHFSETTLNNQRKNNRPNPDQKYFLLVVRLLACIENGPPALIQAQQSEKVIVRATNPGSFEPPESDVQWYRNGGTLVCHGPVAIGTDRTAAKLTVDGDIYITGQMTRPSDIRLKEDIVEKPSRDALEHLQQLRIVDFRYKPEIAELWGLTEEQRRRTGLIAQELQAVIPDAVRDIGTHLTVDESRIFYETVLAMQELCRLTGDLDTKIDDKVEEISQRLARYARRKKLIGSIASNLSEQSSGIVSDNKSYLSYSRTSLASTSPSIAKEGRDKRKTRTCRSQCHRQEPLCNSKLTQGTIITLVVVMAACLIAMSALYVLDWHNRNYGYHHLYPPNATPPTKSGGSTEGVGHMIYQIGHPYLPMLQPDAPPLMSTCRSTQCHTYCCADRATYHIGREETEMDTIVTLGERTKNMIARSAPDISTGKPLGTGVRITIPSLNVTIDNRYCIEQSCNRKRGRFNIYIPVSPYLPTLPLEITFSVPKGKLINNCGYLADFQHKYCSFQSDNFKAERLRNPVANQITDDTFELSVGNYLQSAYRFRVGFTTESCFSSEDHLHGGFEEYNLIFYRTCAPPAGVTDAPSV; the protein is encoded by the exons ATGCTCGGAAATCCTTATCCGAAAGAATTCGGTGTCTTCGAAG AGGAGGGGCTTGCTGACCCCCTTGGAGAATTTAGCAACCTTTCCACTTTCAATTTGTTGGAGTTCGTTCACAACGATAA TACACCACTGGACAGTCCTGATCCCTCTCGTCTTCCCCACAACGATAGGAACGTGCAAGGACTAGGACATAATCAGCAGCATAATTCACACGCTATGTTCCAG AATGCGACTCGTTTACCGGACTCACCACCCATAACCGACATCTCCGGCGCAGGATCATCAGGTTCTCCTGAAAGTAATTCAGATGCTCCATATTCTCCAGAGAACTATCCCAATTATGTCG GTATTCACGGCAATCTAAGCAATAATGGTGGTTTGATTTTGGGTGTTCCTGGAATTATGACTCATGAACTCCATCAACCTTCTCATGGTCCAGTTACACATCCAATGGCATCTCCACAAAATGCATGTTTTATGAGTCCATATCCACCGAGTCAGCCGACTCCTGGCAGTTTACCACAG GTTTCACCACCTGTTTCGAATGTTCGTCACGATACCCAACAATACATAGTTAATAACGGTTATAGTGCAGGGTTATTCAACATACTGAACGTTTCCAGCGAAGGCAGTATCAATAGTCAGGAAGCGCCAAG AAAACGCCCACGTCACGACAGTCAATTATTGGACCCTCCGAAATTTCTACCAAATTTTCCCGGTGTAGGACAAGCACCAGTTGCTGCGAGTCCTATTGACTGTAACTATCAGGACGAGAACTTTTCTCAACAG GTGATCAAATTCTCGACGTTCCAAGAAGACCAGTGGAGTTCCTTGTACGACATAAATCATCAGCAACTAACGAAGCTGAAAATTTGCGTTGTTGCTGACAAAGGTTTCAACTATTCGAATTCGGATGGATGCTTCGttaatcagaaaaagaatcaCTTCCAA ATCTCGGTAAATATCGAAGCGAATGACGAGAATCCGCCGAAATTCGTGAAAGTTGATGGAGTAATGCACCCGATCAAAGCTATTAAATTAGCGTTTTGTGGAGTGAAAGCTGAGATGTTATCGTCCGAAATTCAAATCAAACAGTCCCAAACTGACCGCAAACCGATTCCCCATGATCCTGTCAT ACTAAATATTCACGCTCGCGAAATCACTAAAGTAACAGTACCTCGACTACATTTCTCTGAAACGACTCTTAACAATCAGAGAAAGAATAATCGACCAAATCCCGATCAGAAATACTTCCTGCTTGTCGTTCGCCTACTTGCGTGCATTGAGAACGGCCCTCCTGCCCTCATTCAGGCGCAGCAATCGGAGAAAGTTATCGTTCGG GCAACGAATCCTGGTTCGTTTGAACCACCAGAGAGTGATGTGCAGTGGTATAGAAATGGTGGTACGCTTGTTTGTCATGGTCCAGTCGCAATCGGGACTGATCGCACAGCTGCTAAGCTCACAGTTGATGGGGATATCTACATTACTGGACAA ATGACTCGCCCTTCTGATATTCGGCTGAAAGAGGACATTGTGGAGAAACCGTCACGTGATGCACTTGAACATCTTCAACAGTTGCGCATAGTAGATTTCCGCTATAAACCCGAGATCGCCGAATTATGGGGGTTGACTGAAGAGCAAAGAAGACGCACTGGTCTTATTGCGCAGGAATTGCAAGCG GTCATTCCTGATGCTGTGCGTGATATTGGTACTCACTTGACTGTCGATGAATCAAGAATCTTCTACGAAACCGTTCTGGCTATGCAAGAACTGTGCAGACTTACGGGCGATCTGGATACAAAGATTGATGACAAG GTCGAGGAGATTAGTCAAAGGCTCGCACGGTACGCTAGGAGGAAAAAGCTGATTGGATCGATTGCTTCAAATCTCAGCGAGCAGTCATCAGGCATTGTCAGCGATAACAAGAGCTATCTGTCCTATTCAAGAACTTCACTTGCATCTACTTCTCCATCCATTGCTAAGGAAGGTCGTGACAAGCGCAAG acCCGAACATGTCGATCTCAATGTCATCGACAAGAACCGCTCTGCAATTCGAAGCTGACCCAAGGCACCATAATCACCCTCGTGGTAGTGATGGCTGCTTGCCTCATTGCAATGTCCGCTTTGTACGTTCTTGATTGGCACAACCGCAACTACGGTTACCACCACCTGTATCCACCAAATGCTACCCCTCCCACAAAATCTGGCGGTTCTACGGAAGGCGTAGGGCACATGATATATCAAATCG GACATCCATATTTGCCGATGCTTCAACCAGATGCCCCACCGTTAATGTCCACGTGTCGTTCTACCCAGTGTCATACCTACTGTTGTGCGGATCGAGCGACATACCACATAGGAAGAGAAGAGACTGAG ATGGATACTATCGTCACTCTGGGTGAGCGGACTAAGAACATGATCGCCCGAAGTGCTCCAGATATTTCCACCGGCAAACCACTTGGAACCGGCGTTCGTATCACTATTCCTAGCTTAAACGTTACAATCGACAATCGCTACTGTATTGAGCAAAGCTGCAACAGGAAACGTGGTCGCTTTAACATATACATCCCTGTTTCACCTTATTTACCAACCCTTCCTTTAGAAATTACATTCTC GGTTCCAAAAGGAAAACTAATCAACAACTGCGGCTATTTGGCTGACTTCCAGCACAAGTATTGCTCATTCCAAAGTGATAATTTCAAAGCGGAACGTTTAAGGAATCCAGTGGCGAACCAG ATCACTGATGATACGTTTGAGTTGTCTGTTGGTAACTACCTGCAATCGGCTTATCGTTTCCGCGTTGGATTCACGACGGAGTCATGTTTCTCCAGTGAGGATCATCTTCACGGTGGTTTCGAGGAGTACAATCTCATTTTCTACCGTACTTGTGCGCCACCTGCAGGTGTTACTGACGCACCATCAGTTTGA
- a CDS encoding hypothetical protein (NECATOR_CHRX.G25637.T1): protein MLGNPYPKEFGVFEEEGLADPLGEFSNLSTFNLLEFVHNDNTPLDSPDPSRLPHNDRNVQGLGHNQQHNSHAMFQNATRLPDSPPITDISGAGSSGSPESNSDAPYSPENYPNYVGIHGNLSNNGGLILGVPGIMTHELHQPSHGPVTHPMASPQNACFMSPYPPSQPTPGSLPQVSPPVSNVRHDTQQYIVNNGYSAGLFNILNVSSEGSINSQEAPRKRPRHDSQLLDPPKFLPNFPGVGQAPVAASPIDCNYQDENFSQQFKVIKFSTFQEDQWSSLYDINHQQLTKLKICVVADKGFNYSNSDGCFVNQKKNHFQISVNIEANDENPPKFVKVDGVMHPIKAIKLAFCGVKAEMLSSEIQIKQSQTDRKPIPHDPVILNIHAREITKVTVPRLHFSETTLNNQRKNNRPNPDQKYFLLVVRLLACIENGPPALIQAQQSEKVIVRNTCDHCTCSPISVVPLLLRFQSLRIPVNPREKRFLMRY from the exons ATGCTCGGAAATCCTTATCCGAAAGAATTCGGTGTCTTCGAAG AGGAGGGGCTTGCTGACCCCCTTGGAGAATTTAGCAACCTTTCCACTTTCAATTTGTTGGAGTTCGTTCACAACGATAA TACACCACTGGACAGTCCTGATCCCTCTCGTCTTCCCCACAACGATAGGAACGTGCAAGGACTAGGACATAATCAGCAGCATAATTCACACGCTATGTTCCAG AATGCGACTCGTTTACCGGACTCACCACCCATAACCGACATCTCCGGCGCAGGATCATCAGGTTCTCCTGAAAGTAATTCAGATGCTCCATATTCTCCAGAGAACTATCCCAATTATGTCG GTATTCACGGCAATCTAAGCAATAATGGTGGTTTGATTTTGGGTGTTCCTGGAATTATGACTCATGAACTCCATCAACCTTCTCATGGTCCAGTTACACATCCAATGGCATCTCCACAAAATGCATGTTTTATGAGTCCATATCCACCGAGTCAGCCGACTCCTGGCAGTTTACCACAG GTTTCACCACCTGTTTCGAATGTTCGTCACGATACCCAACAATACATAGTTAATAACGGTTATAGTGCAGGGTTATTCAACATACTGAACGTTTCCAGCGAAGGCAGTATCAATAGTCAGGAAGCGCCAAG AAAACGCCCACGTCACGACAGTCAATTATTGGACCCTCCGAAATTTCTACCAAATTTTCCCGGTGTAGGACAAGCACCAGTTGCTGCGAGTCCTATTGACTGTAACTATCAGGACGAGAACTTTTCTCAACAG TTCAAGGTGATCAAATTCTCGACGTTCCAAGAAGACCAGTGGAGTTCCTTGTACGACATAAATCATCAGCAACTAACGAAGCTGAAAATTTGCGTTGTTGCTGACAAAGGTTTCAACTATTCGAATTCGGATGGATGCTTCGttaatcagaaaaagaatcaCTTCCAA ATCTCGGTAAATATCGAAGCGAATGACGAGAATCCGCCGAAATTCGTGAAAGTTGATGGAGTAATGCACCCGATCAAAGCTATTAAATTAGCGTTTTGTGGAGTGAAAGCTGAGATGTTATCGTCCGAAATTCAAATCAAACAGTCCCAAACTGACCGCAAACCGATTCCCCATGATCCTGTCAT ACTAAATATTCACGCTCGCGAAATCACTAAAGTAACAGTACCTCGACTACATTTCTCTGAAACGACTCTTAACAATCAGAGAAAGAATAATCGACCAAATCCCGATCAGAAATACTTCCTGCTTGTCGTTCGCCTACTTGCGTGCATTGAGAACGGCCCTCCTGCCCTCATTCAGGCGCAGCAATCGGAGAAAGTTATCGTTCGG aatacGTGTGATCATTGTACCTGTTCACCCATTTCGGTGGTTCCATTGCTTCTTCGTTTCCAATCACTTCGAATTCCGGTAAATCCCCGAGAAAAGCGGTTTTTGATGCGTTATTGA
- a CDS encoding hypothetical protein (NECATOR_CHRX.G25637.T3), translating into MLGNPYPKEFGVFEEEGLADPLGEFSNLSTFNLLEFVHNDNTPLDSPDPSRLPHNDRNVQGLGHNQQHNSHAMFQNATRLPDSPPITDISGAGSSGSPESNSDAPYSPENYPNYVGIHGNLSNNGGLILGVPGIMTHELHQPSHGPVTHPMASPQNACFMSPYPPSQPTPGSLPQVSPPVSNVRHDTQQYIVNNGYSAGLFNILNVSSEGSINSQEAPRKRPRHDSQLLDPPKFLPNFPGVGQAPVAASPIDCNYQDENFSQQFKVIKFSTFQEDQWSSLYDINHQQLTKLKICVVADKGFNYSNSDGCFVNQKKNHFQISVNIEANDENPPKFVKVDGVMHPIKAIKLAFCGVKAEMLSSEIQIKQSQTDRKPIPHDPVILNIHAREITKVTVPRLHFSETTLNNQRKNNRPNPDQKYFLLVVRLLACIENGPPALIQAQQSEKVIVRATNPGSFEPPESDVQWYRNGGTLVCHGPVAIGTDRTAAKLTVDGDIYITGQMTRPSDIRLKEDIVEKPSRDALEHLQQLRIVDFRYKPEIAELWGLTEEQRRRTGLIAQELQAVIPDAVRDIGTHLTVDESRIFYETVLAMQELCRLTGDLDTKIDDKVEEISQRLARYARRKKLIGSIASNLSEQSSGIVSDNKSYLSYSRTSLASTSPSIAKEGRDKRKTRTCRSQCHRQEPLCNSKLTQGTIITLVVVMAACLIAMSALYVLDWHNRNYGYHHLYPPNATPPTKSGGSTEGVGHMIYQIGHPYLPMLQPDAPPLMSTCRSTQCHTYCCADRATYHIGREETEMDTIVTLGERTKNMIARSAPDISTGKPLGTGVRITIPSLNVTIDNRYCIEQSCNRKRGRFNIYIPVSPYLPTLPLEITFSVPKGKLINNCGYLADFQHKYCSFQSDNFKAERLRNPVANQITDDTFELSVGNYLQSAYRFRVGFTTESCFSSEDHLHGGFEEYNLIFYRTCAPPAGVTDAPSV; encoded by the exons ATGCTCGGAAATCCTTATCCGAAAGAATTCGGTGTCTTCGAAG AGGAGGGGCTTGCTGACCCCCTTGGAGAATTTAGCAACCTTTCCACTTTCAATTTGTTGGAGTTCGTTCACAACGATAA TACACCACTGGACAGTCCTGATCCCTCTCGTCTTCCCCACAACGATAGGAACGTGCAAGGACTAGGACATAATCAGCAGCATAATTCACACGCTATGTTCCAG AATGCGACTCGTTTACCGGACTCACCACCCATAACCGACATCTCCGGCGCAGGATCATCAGGTTCTCCTGAAAGTAATTCAGATGCTCCATATTCTCCAGAGAACTATCCCAATTATGTCG GTATTCACGGCAATCTAAGCAATAATGGTGGTTTGATTTTGGGTGTTCCTGGAATTATGACTCATGAACTCCATCAACCTTCTCATGGTCCAGTTACACATCCAATGGCATCTCCACAAAATGCATGTTTTATGAGTCCATATCCACCGAGTCAGCCGACTCCTGGCAGTTTACCACAG GTTTCACCACCTGTTTCGAATGTTCGTCACGATACCCAACAATACATAGTTAATAACGGTTATAGTGCAGGGTTATTCAACATACTGAACGTTTCCAGCGAAGGCAGTATCAATAGTCAGGAAGCGCCAAG AAAACGCCCACGTCACGACAGTCAATTATTGGACCCTCCGAAATTTCTACCAAATTTTCCCGGTGTAGGACAAGCACCAGTTGCTGCGAGTCCTATTGACTGTAACTATCAGGACGAGAACTTTTCTCAACAG TTCAAGGTGATCAAATTCTCGACGTTCCAAGAAGACCAGTGGAGTTCCTTGTACGACATAAATCATCAGCAACTAACGAAGCTGAAAATTTGCGTTGTTGCTGACAAAGGTTTCAACTATTCGAATTCGGATGGATGCTTCGttaatcagaaaaagaatcaCTTCCAA ATCTCGGTAAATATCGAAGCGAATGACGAGAATCCGCCGAAATTCGTGAAAGTTGATGGAGTAATGCACCCGATCAAAGCTATTAAATTAGCGTTTTGTGGAGTGAAAGCTGAGATGTTATCGTCCGAAATTCAAATCAAACAGTCCCAAACTGACCGCAAACCGATTCCCCATGATCCTGTCAT ACTAAATATTCACGCTCGCGAAATCACTAAAGTAACAGTACCTCGACTACATTTCTCTGAAACGACTCTTAACAATCAGAGAAAGAATAATCGACCAAATCCCGATCAGAAATACTTCCTGCTTGTCGTTCGCCTACTTGCGTGCATTGAGAACGGCCCTCCTGCCCTCATTCAGGCGCAGCAATCGGAGAAAGTTATCGTTCGG GCAACGAATCCTGGTTCGTTTGAACCACCAGAGAGTGATGTGCAGTGGTATAGAAATGGTGGTACGCTTGTTTGTCATGGTCCAGTCGCAATCGGGACTGATCGCACAGCTGCTAAGCTCACAGTTGATGGGGATATCTACATTACTGGACAA ATGACTCGCCCTTCTGATATTCGGCTGAAAGAGGACATTGTGGAGAAACCGTCACGTGATGCACTTGAACATCTTCAACAGTTGCGCATAGTAGATTTCCGCTATAAACCCGAGATCGCCGAATTATGGGGGTTGACTGAAGAGCAAAGAAGACGCACTGGTCTTATTGCGCAGGAATTGCAAGCG GTCATTCCTGATGCTGTGCGTGATATTGGTACTCACTTGACTGTCGATGAATCAAGAATCTTCTACGAAACCGTTCTGGCTATGCAAGAACTGTGCAGACTTACGGGCGATCTGGATACAAAGATTGATGACAAG GTCGAGGAGATTAGTCAAAGGCTCGCACGGTACGCTAGGAGGAAAAAGCTGATTGGATCGATTGCTTCAAATCTCAGCGAGCAGTCATCAGGCATTGTCAGCGATAACAAGAGCTATCTGTCCTATTCAAGAACTTCACTTGCATCTACTTCTCCATCCATTGCTAAGGAAGGTCGTGACAAGCGCAAG acCCGAACATGTCGATCTCAATGTCATCGACAAGAACCGCTCTGCAATTCGAAGCTGACCCAAGGCACCATAATCACCCTCGTGGTAGTGATGGCTGCTTGCCTCATTGCAATGTCCGCTTTGTACGTTCTTGATTGGCACAACCGCAACTACGGTTACCACCACCTGTATCCACCAAATGCTACCCCTCCCACAAAATCTGGCGGTTCTACGGAAGGCGTAGGGCACATGATATATCAAATCG GACATCCATATTTGCCGATGCTTCAACCAGATGCCCCACCGTTAATGTCCACGTGTCGTTCTACCCAGTGTCATACCTACTGTTGTGCGGATCGAGCGACATACCACATAGGAAGAGAAGAGACTGAG ATGGATACTATCGTCACTCTGGGTGAGCGGACTAAGAACATGATCGCCCGAAGTGCTCCAGATATTTCCACCGGCAAACCACTTGGAACCGGCGTTCGTATCACTATTCCTAGCTTAAACGTTACAATCGACAATCGCTACTGTATTGAGCAAAGCTGCAACAGGAAACGTGGTCGCTTTAACATATACATCCCTGTTTCACCTTATTTACCAACCCTTCCTTTAGAAATTACATTCTC GGTTCCAAAAGGAAAACTAATCAACAACTGCGGCTATTTGGCTGACTTCCAGCACAAGTATTGCTCATTCCAAAGTGATAATTTCAAAGCGGAACGTTTAAGGAATCCAGTGGCGAACCAG ATCACTGATGATACGTTTGAGTTGTCTGTTGGTAACTACCTGCAATCGGCTTATCGTTTCCGCGTTGGATTCACGACGGAGTCATGTTTCTCCAGTGAGGATCATCTTCACGGTGGTTTCGAGGAGTACAATCTCATTTTCTACCGTACTTGTGCGCCACCTGCAGGTGTTACTGACGCACCATCAGTTTGA
- a CDS encoding hypothetical protein (NECATOR_CHRX.G25636.T1): protein MSTGRYKSHWRISPLWMRQRVLLEFVIVEVLERVLAYTMTCGGQPMINYRVICACTQQCHQLQPYESKKKEEMKSRFALVAQSRVNKSVSQLENEQP from the exons ATGTCTACCGGTAGATataaaagtcactggcgtatcagtccactttggatgcgccaacgcgttttactggaattcgtaatcgttgaggttttggaacgcgtgctggcctatacaatgacttgcgggggccagccgatgatcaa TTATCGTGTGATATGTGCTTGTACCCAGCAGTGTCATCAG TTACAACCCTatgaatcgaagaaaaaagaagaaatgaaatctaG GTTTGCATTGGTTGCGCAATCAAGGGTAAACAAGTCTGTCTCACAACTAGAAAATGAACAACCTTGA